One genomic segment of Fundulus heteroclitus isolate FHET01 chromosome 10, MU-UCD_Fhet_4.1, whole genome shotgun sequence includes these proteins:
- the LOC105939455 gene encoding zinc finger protein OZF isoform X1, with protein sequence MKKVDYIPLSRSESLPLEDFVQMKQLGVHQPQDVGRSQTGGKKNFREDTTNLTDVDPVPQMLDVKQEGLHDGSSRLDQQPPEPIHIKEEEEELWTNQDEEQSDEQKETDVSGFPFTVVTVKNEGYEEKSQFLELHQIKTEESGETGAPSSSSAEEMKAEPSREDSGGGPEPERKLHPECTFEQNLDEKASDSSETEVSDDDNDADWQGPLSDSESETKISHNGGKEGRAPHSGVNSDEKCNSVTAGDEGEKLFACGKCDKRFKKRDSLTDHVRVHTGEKPFGCDVCEKRFRRKDCLRKHKMTHSGKMAHSCGFCGKGFIEKTDLQAHIRLHTGERPFACDECGRRFHKKSILTVHTRVHSGEKQFNCAVCGKRFRFQHILKKHLIVHTGEKPFVCAVCSKGFSQQETLKRHMGVHTGVRTFVCSDCGKDFQQKIHLKEHMRVHTGEKPFGCDVCGKKFKKKSYVKTHMMSHAGKRAHNCEQCGKGFLVKGGLQEHMRIHNGERPFSCDVCSKSFLQRIHLKEHMRVHTGEKPFGCDICGKKFTKKSYVTAHMMSHA encoded by the coding sequence TGGACCCAGTCCCTCAGATGCTGGATGTTAAACAAGAGGGTCTCCATGACGGGAGCTCCAGGTTGGACCAGCAGCCCCCAGAGCCCATCCACAtaaaggaagaggaggaggaactcTGGACCAATCAGGACGAAGAGCAGTCTGATGAGCAGAAAGAGACTGATGTCAGTGGGTTCCCTTTCACGGTTGTGACAGTGAAGAATGAAGGCTATGAAGAGAAATCTCAGTTCTTAGAGCTTCATCAGATCAAAACTGAAGAAAGCGGAGAGACAGGAGCtccaagcagcagctcagctgaGGAGATGAAAGCAGAACCCAGTAGAGAGGACAGTGGTGggggaccagaaccagagagaaaGCTGCATCCAGAATGTACCTTTGAGCAAAATCTGGATGAAAAGGCTTCAGACTCTTCTGAGACTGAAGTCagtgatgatgataatgatgctGATTGGCAAGGACCGTTGTCAGATTCAGAATCTGAAACCAAAATCAGCCACAATGGTGGGAAGGAGGGCAGAGCGCCTCACTCGGGTGTAAACAGTGACGAGAAATGTAACTCAGTCACAGCAGGCGATGAAGGAGAAAAACTGTTTGCCTGCGGTAAATGTGATAAAAGATTCAAAAAGCGGGACAGCCTTACTGATCATGTCAGGGTGCACACCGGCGAGAAGCCGTTCGGTTGCGATGTTTGCGAGAAAAGGTTTAGACGGAAGGACTGTCTCCGAAAGCACAAGATGACTCACAGTGGAAAGATGGCGCACAGCTGCGGTTTCTGTGGGAAGGGATTCATAGAAAAGACCGACCTTCAGGCGCACATACGACTCCATACGGGAGAGCGGCCCTTTGCGTGTGACGAATGTGGCAGAAGGTTTCATAAAAAGTCAATTCTCACGGTGCACACGAGGGTCCACTCGGGGGAAAAGCAATTCAACTGCGCCGTGTGCGGGAAAAGATTTCGATTTCAGCACATCCTCAAAAAGCACCTGATTGTCCACACCGGAGAGAAGCCGTTCGTTTGTGCCGTTTGCAGCAAAGGATTCTCCCAGCAAGAAACTCTGAAGAGACACATGGGCGTGCACACCGGGGTGAGAACGTTTGTTTGCAGCGACTGCGGGAAAGACTTTCAGCAAAAGATCCACCTAAAGGAGCACATGCGggtccacacaggagagaagccgtTTGGTTGTGACGTGTGTGGCAAGAAATTCAAAAAGAAGTCGTACGTCAAAACGCACATGATGTCCCACGCTGGGAAGAGGGCGCACAACTGTGAGCAGTGCGGTAAAGGCTTTCTGGTGAAGGGTGGCCTTCAGGAACACATGAGGATCCACAACGGAGAGCGACCTTTCAGCTGTGACGTGTGTAGCAAAAGCTTTCTGCAGAGGATCCATCTAAAGGAACACATGAGAGTCCACACGGGAGAGAAGCCGTTTGGGTGTGATATCTGTGGTAAGAAGTTCACAAAGAAGTCCTATGTTACCGCACACATGATGTCTCATGCTTGA
- the LOC105939455 gene encoding zinc finger protein OZF isoform X2, translated as MLDVKQEGLHDGSSRLDQQPPEPIHIKEEEEELWTNQDEEQSDEQKETDVSGFPFTVVTVKNEGYEEKSQFLELHQIKTEESGETGAPSSSSAEEMKAEPSREDSGGGPEPERKLHPECTFEQNLDEKASDSSETEVSDDDNDADWQGPLSDSESETKISHNGGKEGRAPHSGVNSDEKCNSVTAGDEGEKLFACGKCDKRFKKRDSLTDHVRVHTGEKPFGCDVCEKRFRRKDCLRKHKMTHSGKMAHSCGFCGKGFIEKTDLQAHIRLHTGERPFACDECGRRFHKKSILTVHTRVHSGEKQFNCAVCGKRFRFQHILKKHLIVHTGEKPFVCAVCSKGFSQQETLKRHMGVHTGVRTFVCSDCGKDFQQKIHLKEHMRVHTGEKPFGCDVCGKKFKKKSYVKTHMMSHAGKRAHNCEQCGKGFLVKGGLQEHMRIHNGERPFSCDVCSKSFLQRIHLKEHMRVHTGEKPFGCDICGKKFTKKSYVTAHMMSHA; from the coding sequence ATGCTGGATGTTAAACAAGAGGGTCTCCATGACGGGAGCTCCAGGTTGGACCAGCAGCCCCCAGAGCCCATCCACAtaaaggaagaggaggaggaactcTGGACCAATCAGGACGAAGAGCAGTCTGATGAGCAGAAAGAGACTGATGTCAGTGGGTTCCCTTTCACGGTTGTGACAGTGAAGAATGAAGGCTATGAAGAGAAATCTCAGTTCTTAGAGCTTCATCAGATCAAAACTGAAGAAAGCGGAGAGACAGGAGCtccaagcagcagctcagctgaGGAGATGAAAGCAGAACCCAGTAGAGAGGACAGTGGTGggggaccagaaccagagagaaaGCTGCATCCAGAATGTACCTTTGAGCAAAATCTGGATGAAAAGGCTTCAGACTCTTCTGAGACTGAAGTCagtgatgatgataatgatgctGATTGGCAAGGACCGTTGTCAGATTCAGAATCTGAAACCAAAATCAGCCACAATGGTGGGAAGGAGGGCAGAGCGCCTCACTCGGGTGTAAACAGTGACGAGAAATGTAACTCAGTCACAGCAGGCGATGAAGGAGAAAAACTGTTTGCCTGCGGTAAATGTGATAAAAGATTCAAAAAGCGGGACAGCCTTACTGATCATGTCAGGGTGCACACCGGCGAGAAGCCGTTCGGTTGCGATGTTTGCGAGAAAAGGTTTAGACGGAAGGACTGTCTCCGAAAGCACAAGATGACTCACAGTGGAAAGATGGCGCACAGCTGCGGTTTCTGTGGGAAGGGATTCATAGAAAAGACCGACCTTCAGGCGCACATACGACTCCATACGGGAGAGCGGCCCTTTGCGTGTGACGAATGTGGCAGAAGGTTTCATAAAAAGTCAATTCTCACGGTGCACACGAGGGTCCACTCGGGGGAAAAGCAATTCAACTGCGCCGTGTGCGGGAAAAGATTTCGATTTCAGCACATCCTCAAAAAGCACCTGATTGTCCACACCGGAGAGAAGCCGTTCGTTTGTGCCGTTTGCAGCAAAGGATTCTCCCAGCAAGAAACTCTGAAGAGACACATGGGCGTGCACACCGGGGTGAGAACGTTTGTTTGCAGCGACTGCGGGAAAGACTTTCAGCAAAAGATCCACCTAAAGGAGCACATGCGggtccacacaggagagaagccgtTTGGTTGTGACGTGTGTGGCAAGAAATTCAAAAAGAAGTCGTACGTCAAAACGCACATGATGTCCCACGCTGGGAAGAGGGCGCACAACTGTGAGCAGTGCGGTAAAGGCTTTCTGGTGAAGGGTGGCCTTCAGGAACACATGAGGATCCACAACGGAGAGCGACCTTTCAGCTGTGACGTGTGTAGCAAAAGCTTTCTGCAGAGGATCCATCTAAAGGAACACATGAGAGTCCACACGGGAGAGAAGCCGTTTGGGTGTGATATCTGTGGTAAGAAGTTCACAAAGAAGTCCTATGTTACCGCACACATGATGTCTCATGCTTGA